From Alteromonas sp. RKMC-009, one genomic window encodes:
- a CDS encoding RNA-binding S4 domain-containing protein, which produces MSNRNQSDTDVNVRLDKWLWAVRLFKTRGLAREMVQAGKVHYNDQRAKPGRNVEPGAMIKVPAGWDTKEIKVLGLSDKRLSAPLAEALYEETPESIAQRESNQQARKLSAFHSPRPDNRPDKKQRRQIIKFKQQ; this is translated from the coding sequence ATGAGCAATCGTAATCAAAGCGATACTGACGTAAATGTCCGCCTGGACAAGTGGCTCTGGGCTGTTCGTCTGTTCAAAACCCGCGGTCTGGCGCGGGAGATGGTGCAGGCCGGTAAAGTGCATTACAACGACCAGCGTGCGAAGCCGGGCAGAAACGTAGAGCCCGGCGCCATGATAAAAGTTCCGGCCGGATGGGACACAAAAGAAATAAAAGTGCTGGGACTGAGTGATAAACGCCTGAGTGCACCGCTCGCAGAAGCGCTTTACGAGGAGACACCGGAAAGTATTGCCCAGCGGGAATCCAATCAGCAGGCCCGCAAATTAAGTGCGTTTCACAGTCCGCGTCCTGACAACAGACCGGACAAAAAACAACGCAGACAGATTATTAAATTTAAGCAGCAGTAA
- the gspC gene encoding type II secretion system protein GspC → MTLDKLNSQSLALFFSRHQKQVHLAIVVLLSLYLLAFAAKLIWRIIPEPAGPATPAGLTSQPERITSAQSGVDVAGLQQLNLFGTVNRTEQAADEQPVTDAPETKLNLTLTGVVVSSLKEEATAIIENRGTQNVYGLGEKIEGTNATLDQVMNDRVIIKNGIRRETLMLDGVDYDEANRQRTARADDKPRAAAPAPKRRIPPPPQNQVELDEDVASSLRESPADFMDFIAITPKIGDGQLVGYEIKPGKKPDLFQSAGLQAGDVVIQINGLDLTDTQQSKEAMSELRQADTIELTLTRDGEYITLYLEIPEAGND, encoded by the coding sequence ATGACACTCGACAAATTGAATTCTCAGTCACTGGCACTTTTCTTCAGCCGGCATCAGAAACAAGTGCATCTCGCAATTGTTGTTTTGCTGAGCCTGTACCTGTTAGCGTTTGCTGCAAAACTCATCTGGCGAATTATACCCGAACCAGCCGGGCCTGCCACACCAGCCGGACTAACTTCACAGCCTGAACGCATTACCTCTGCGCAAAGTGGGGTCGATGTTGCCGGATTACAACAGTTGAACCTGTTCGGAACCGTCAACCGGACAGAACAGGCCGCAGACGAACAGCCGGTGACAGACGCGCCGGAAACAAAACTAAATTTAACGCTGACAGGCGTGGTAGTCAGTTCGCTCAAAGAAGAAGCCACGGCGATCATTGAAAACCGGGGCACCCAAAACGTATACGGTCTGGGCGAAAAAATAGAAGGGACTAACGCCACACTCGATCAGGTCATGAACGACCGCGTTATTATTAAAAACGGTATTCGCCGTGAAACCCTGATGCTTGACGGTGTGGATTACGACGAAGCAAACCGCCAGCGTACAGCGCGCGCTGATGACAAACCCCGTGCCGCAGCCCCCGCGCCTAAACGCCGCATTCCGCCTCCGCCGCAAAATCAGGTGGAGCTGGATGAAGACGTTGCCTCATCATTACGGGAAAGCCCGGCAGATTTCATGGATTTCATCGCTATTACGCCCAAAATCGGTGATGGCCAGCTGGTCGGCTACGAAATCAAACCGGGTAAAAAACCAGATCTGTTTCAATCAGCCGGCCTGCAGGCGGGCGATGTTGTCATCCAAATCAACGGATTGGATTTGACCGATACCCAGCAATCAAAGGAAGCCATGAGTGAACTTCGTCAGGCCGATACCATAGAGCTGACGCTGACACGTGATGGTGAGTACATTACCTTGTACCTGGAAATCCCGGAGGCGGGTAATGACTAA